GTTTGATCGTGATTATAGCGTGGACGTTTTATCCCCAAAGACACGCATATAGAGATTTGGTTACAGAGCTGCTTAAAAAAGGCCTTCGAATCCGGAAGGCCCCTTTTTGGCTAATCTGTTGTAGGGGAAAGGTCCGATCCTGTCCCAATGGCGTCTCGCATCTTGGTGTCTGCTTGAAGGTTTTTCAGGTTATAATAATCCATAAAACCCAAACGCCCCGACTGCAATGCTGCGGCAATGGCCTTTGGCACCTCGGCTTCTGCCGCCACCAATCTTGCTTGTTGTTCGGCCACCTGTGCCCGCATTTCCTGCTCTAATGCCACCGCAGCGGCACGCCGTTCTTCGGCACGTGCCCGACCAATTTTCAGATCGGCCTCGGCTTGGTCTGTTTGCAGTTTAGCCCCAATGTTCTCGCCAATGTCCACATCGGCAATATCTATAGAGAGGATTTCAAAAGCTGTGCCAGCATCCAAGCCTTTAGCCAAAACCACTTGCGAGATTTTATCCGGATTTTCCAATACTTCTTTATGCGAATTTGAAGAACCAATGGTAGAAACAATACCTTCACCCACACGCGCAATAATGGTCTCTTCCCCAGCCCCTCCCACAAAGCGTTCCATATTGGCCCGAACGGTTACCCGTGCAATGGCCCTTAGCTGAATGCCGTCTTTTGCTACGGCAGCAATGGCAGGCGTTTCAATAACTTTCGGGGTTACCGAAACCTGAATGGCCTGAAACACATCCCGACCTGCCA
The genomic region above belongs to Bacteroidetes Order II. bacterium and contains:
- the floA gene encoding flotillin-like protein FloA (flotillin-like protein involved in membrane lipid rafts) — its product is MDIENFISAFGIFGVIALLLIASLFFRYIPIGLWVTAFFSGVHLKLIRDLVGMRLRKVPPHPIVRGLITAHKAGVEVSPEKLEAHYLAGGNINSVVNALVSADKARIDLSFERATAIDLAGRDVFQAIQVSVTPKVIETPAIAAVAKDGIQLRAIARVTVRANMERFVGGAGEETIIARVGEGIVSTIGSSNSHKEVLENPDKISQVVLAKGLDAGTAFEILSIDIADVDIGENIGAKLQTDQAEADLKIGRARAEERRAAAVALEQEMRAQVAEQQARLVAAEAEVPKAIAAALQSGRLGFMDYYNLKNLQADTKMRDAIGTGSDLSPTTD